The following is a genomic window from Nymphalis io chromosome 23, ilAglIoxx1.1, whole genome shotgun sequence.
TTCCGTcctaacgaggagcgccacgggatcgtgACCTTATATTTATACCCAATTAACCTAAATGAATTAACCTGGATAGATACgggttatatgaaataatatgtatgttacaACATAGAATGAAAACGTCCCACTTAATACGCGGAGTGCCCAAAGTAATAAGACGCGATATGAAAATACTCCACAgagttaatgattattttatattaacaataaacaattaaatatgagaagtaataatatcctgggacattattcacatacgacTATCTGacctcaaactaagcagagtttgtactatggacaccagacaactgatatattacatataccacttttcttttgtaaatacatacttatatagataattaaggagaataatatgtaatatgtataatatttataattaatatataacatttgtttaatGTCAGACAAAGCGATCAACGATTGGTACCATCACTCATATTTTTCTTACAGACGTCTCGAGTATTAAACTCAACATTCAGGTACGTGAAATTCGTTCGCAAGCTAAGAGCCGAAGAAGAGGATCAGAGGAAAGGTGCTGAAAATAAGCTAAAGGAGTTAAAAGATCTACAGAACAGTGACTTCTTTATACGCAACGACCGACGGTTATGTCTATTCAGTAATATTAGCCTTTaggaatatgtatatatatttattagtattagtatatacatattacatatataatattagtatattactgtatttaatactgagccgagatagcccagtggtaagcgcctgaatcataaccgatgatcgtgggttcaaacccgggcaagcaccactgaattttcatgtgcttaattatgattataattcatctcgtgcttgacggtgaaggaaaacatcgtgaggaaattacactaaaattctgccacatgtgtattccaccaacccgaattggagcagcgtggtggaataagctccaaaccttctcctcaaaaagaggagaggaggactttagcccagcagtggaatcttcacaggctgttacggttacggtactcTATTTAaggaatactaaaataatagcGCGTCAATATTGTAACGTAAAATAGCGTATCTGTACTGTATTTAGTATCTATGGAACGTCTTATAATGATAAGCATACACAATATAGGTAGGTATCCTTCTGGCATATTTTCGAATCTTCCCATAATCGACGACGACAATAACTACGTTTATCAATTTATCATTATCCTTATAAGGAGGTTCGGTGCTTATTCcaactcttttttatttaaacttttgatTTTGGTGGATTTTGTTTAATACTATTGAAGTTTATAatcattatgttaaaatttaattttaacataatcaaaaataaataattaacataatcattatgttaaaatttaatttcaatccaTTATACGAGTGaactattttctttaataagtaaataagggACCTGTGACAACCTAAACAGAATTTGTACAGCTGAAATGTCTCCATCGATCATCTCCACTCTCGTAAGACATATTCGAAACGAATGTAACATAAGTTCTTAGCAATCATCTTTGTTTACAGATCGCTCATAAACAACGTAGCTCGGCGAGTTGACTTATGCATGGCTTCTTATCAAGAAGATCTCAATCAGAAACGAAAAAGGTAAATGCTGATTGTCAATGTCAGTTTTATCACATCTCTCGCATTACATCATTCCATTAAAAAttaacgtattttttaaattttagtttgagGTCTAGTagcttcaatttaaattatgtcgAATGAAATCTATTCTGAACATTATAATTTCGAATATAGATTAATAGATCTCTACGCACATGAAGAGGAAGACAATATTCGCCAGTTCGTGATACAAGCTCAAGCGGGGGCCGAACAAATCTGGCAGCAAAAGATGAATCGATTACAATACCTGCTAGATAAACGGAAGAAAGAACAAGAGGAAAAGTACAAGGACACGCCGCTGTGAGTATTTAAATTTCTAtggattcaaaaatatatttaagctaaAACTTATTAGTGCTGTTGTTTTTGCTGGTAGGTGGTTTTCGTTTACCATAGTGGACGTTGGCTCTTGAGCGTTGATCGTATTCATGAATTGGTCATTCACAAATCGGCCAATAAGAGTGGGGTCACTTCAGTCTAATCTGCCAGATACTATTATATCGGTTTTATTATATCGATTAGATAGAACgttatcagtagcagcccagattTAGAAACTTGAAAACTTACCTCGTGCTTCGGATAgcacgtaaagacgttggtcGTACACCAGTACGGGTTTGTTCActcatactataaaaaagtgTTTACCATCATCATATATAGTCTATGTAAAATATcttgtgttataaaattttttaagctattaaaaagctgtatatataaataagtatataaatcacTAGGTCGAAATGCGTCCATGTTTTACCTTGTATATACAAATTACGAGCGAAAGAGGCACAGGAAATTCAACTGTACCAGATAAAAGAGAAGCAAGCAAGAAAAATGGCGGAGTTAGAATTTGATAAGATGTGGCATGAAGTAGCTTTGAAGGAGTCCGAAGCTTtggtaataattttcatatagatTTAGGAActacacgtttttttttaaagttgacaGGCCTgttggcttggttggtagatacttgtctttcacgccgaaggttgtggtttcgattcccacccagaacagacatttgtgtgcatgaacatgttttgtttgtatttacaaaagaaaagtgttatatgtagtatatcagttgtcgtgtttccatagtacaagctctgcttagtttgggatcagatggccgtgtgtgatatAAAGTCccggatattataattattattagttatagaCCTTATAGTTTGTAGTTCAATTACACCGTGTAAAATGATAgacaaaaaaagttttaaatttgttaccTTAACAGAGCTTATATACAAGCCAACCTGTAACAAGAAGAAAAGAGCGACATACATATCTTTTATTTGTCATAATCATCTTTTACATCCTCGGTGATCTAATGACCCAAATACTTAATTACTTTACATAGTGATTTATTTTTCTGATTTATGACTGGAGCTGggcttttttactggtggtagggttttgtgcaagctcgtctgggtaggtaccaccaactcatcagatattctaccgcgaaacagcagtacttggtatttttgtgttccggtttgaagggtgagtgagctagtgtaattacaggcacaagggacataacatcttagttcccaagtttggtggcgatGTGGGTgagggttaacatttcttataatgccaatgtctatgggcgttggtgaccacttactatcaggtggctcatatgctccgCCATCCTATACTTTAAAGAAAAGCGTACTTCACTATTAAAGCTCTTGTATGGTTTAGTAGATACGCATGTGTCATAATTAGATTAAATACATGTTGGTTTATCGCCAGTTTCGGCTGTCGAGGTTGTAGTCTAGTCGATCTATGCGTTATATATTTGATTGCTGTGCATGCTAGGCAGCTCGTATGGAACAAGATTCGATAGAGAGATTACGTCGAGATTTAGAATGCAAGCAATACACCGACTACCAGTTGGAACAGAGACGAATACAGAGGGAGAAAGAACGGGAGATGCTGAAAGAAGAAGCGAAAAGATTTAAGGCTTTATGGGATGAAGATATTAGGAAAGAACAAGAAGGTtactttctattaaataaattacttacagCTCAATTTAACATTGAACTCAGATCAGCTTTAATAGGTTTAGGTATTAGACAGTCGTGCTTACCAAGATTTAACccatattactaatatttagtatttttttcttgtgaAGTTCAAATATTCAAacgtatattaattgtttaaagaGATCGataatgaacaaatatataaaattctatatttcTTACCGAACGACTTCAGCTTAtagtcttcttcttcttcttcgtcgtgacacttgtcagagcggtcgtggtcgccatgtaGTGTTACGAATTGTTCGTCGCAGATGTCATTCGCCTGACAAGCCTTCGCCATATGCCCCTATTAGTgtgtatttttagtattattcaacttatatttactggtggtagagctttgagcaagttcgtctgggtaggtaccacccactcatcagatattctaccgcgaaacagcagtacttggtattgttgtgttccggtttgaagggtgagtgagccagtctaattacaggcacaagggacataacatcgtagttccctaggttggtggcgcattggtgatgtaagcgatggttaacatttcttacaatgccaatgtttatgggcgagggtgaccacttaccatcaggaagcccatatgctcgtcccccttcctattctataaaaaaaaattataataaacacttatattactaggcttaaatatatttatattacagctGAAAGACAACGTGCTGAGAAACGAAAGGAAACTGCGATAGAACGTAAGCAAATGATTGAAGAGAGGCGAGAGAAGCTCGCCCAGCAAAAGGCTAAAGCCAAGTTGATAGCTGACACGTGGGACTCGCTCGCCGGACAAGGCTTAGCAGACGAATTTGCTGAGATTGAACTAAGGAGAACAAAAGAGGTAAAGTTTAGTTATATATGATAACCAAAAATTATATTGGAAATATCATTCTGACTTAGTATCTAGTGTCAATGGAGATATTATAGTCAAGTTGTGTGTACGTTAACacagactatttttttaaatctcacaGTGCGACGGGACTATATAGATTTGCGAGAGTCCTGTCTGAGTGAGATCAGGCCCAGATTGATCACAGACACAGACACCATTTATGtgtggtttattttatacaatcttGACTTGTACACTCTTGCCTTGAAGACACAAAGATTTGTTGTATAATTGTTAGATTATTTTTTGGGAATAGCTCTTTTAAATGtacctaataaattaaaaattaatataaacgttttgcATCGTCGAGTGTATTAGGAAATAGTATCTGCGGAACATGTGTTATCAAATTAAGAATCCAGCTCTCTCACGCCTACTAATTGAAGTTATGCTAATAAAACATACACTTATGTccatttgtaaataactttttgtaGAATGTAAAACGTGtctaaaaaattattttcatctctgtcatttgtattttgtaaatgtttctAACAGAGAGAATTGGATGAATGCAACAAAAAGATGATAATGCTGAAAAAACAATATGAAGACTTAGAAAAATCAATTGAAGCACCTCTTGCTGAAGAAGCGATGAAAATACAAGAATATGTGGACCAGAAACGCTGTGAATATCTTGCTTGGGCAcagaaaacaaataaagtaaGTGATTTTGAGAAGTTATAATCGTATCTTCATAACTTTCAAAGTATCAGTATCTAAATCCATGGccctataattataattagttaagacgcatgtacttattattatacagaCTGGCAAGTTGACCTCATGTTTATTAGTAACCAATCTCCAaagggccaccaaccttggaaactaagttgttatgGCCCTTgtttctgtagttacactatctCAATctccctttaaaccggaaaacaacgatactaaatattgctcctctgaagtatatatatatatatataaagtatatatatatataaagtatatatatatataaagtatatataaagtcACGGGTTCAAACCCTGACTTATAGGACGTATTTGTGCATATACTGAAGCGTTAATTTTTCATTTCGCACTCGGCCGTGAAAGGTCACAACATTTAGGGGTTGTTACTTTATTGAAATGTTGACAAATCcggtgaaaatattatttttaattgtaatattaatttatactttttaatctattttactatttattaatattggctAATATCACAACAGATTAATGAAGAATAATCCGTTTTCTCTTAGTAAAATTCGAAGTTACTcgagaaataattgtaatacattAAGTTTGA
Proteins encoded in this region:
- the LOC126777643 gene encoding uncharacterized protein LOC126777643, with product MCDNPPQRQKIPKDGLGPRGAPDCYYTSRVLNSTFRYVKFVRKLRAEEEDQRKGAENKLKELKDLQNSDFFIRNDRRSLINNVARRVDLCMASYQEDLNQKRKRLIDLYAHEEEDNIRQFVIQAQAGAEQIWQQKMNRLQYLLDKRKKEQEEKYKDTPLSKCVHVLPCIYKLRAKEAQEIQLYQIKEKQARKMAELEFDKMWHEVALKESEALAARMEQDSIERLRRDLECKQYTDYQLEQRRIQREKEREMLKEEAKRFKALWDEDIRKEQEAERQRAEKRKETAIERKQMIEERREKLAQQKAKAKLIADTWDSLAGQGLADEFAEIELRRTKERELDECNKKMIMLKKQYEDLEKSIEAPLAEEAMKIQEYVDQKRCEYLAWAQKTNKEVRQAMVDQIKERQQAKEVLKQKIAEENEYHRQLFEQLKQLVDHKQLTDAQSRKQHQKEVLEQIEYNKLLKERARQEELDQIKKCQIATEEYQQEINKMLCRPFFSDEVHPFMKQMAKGLKMKDKCPCSRPDYCK